One segment of Mycolicibacterium sp. YH-1 DNA contains the following:
- a CDS encoding TIGR03621 family F420-dependent LLM class oxidoreductase yields MAKEFRFGFGLHAASRLSAVQDWARRAEDMGYDVLHVPDHLGAPAPFPTMMAAAAATETLHVGTFVLNAGFYKPALLARDVTALTDLSAGRLELGLGAGYVREEFEAAEIPYPTAGQRVAHLGRIVDYLGQHTPEVPILIAGNGDKLLTIAAQRAQIIGLTGGDPAGDGGDPLAERVSFVRNAAGDRFDSLELNIAITAMPIDDSGVPDLSITRRFLPELSDEQLLRTPGVLSGSVKDIAETIRGYRDTYGVTYIIVQQPHAEAFAKVIAELR; encoded by the coding sequence ATGGCCAAGGAGTTTCGGTTCGGGTTCGGGTTGCACGCCGCCAGTCGACTGTCCGCGGTTCAGGACTGGGCCAGGCGCGCAGAGGACATGGGATACGACGTTCTGCACGTGCCCGATCATCTCGGCGCCCCTGCACCGTTTCCGACAATGATGGCCGCGGCGGCCGCCACCGAGACGCTGCACGTCGGGACATTCGTGCTCAATGCCGGCTTCTACAAGCCGGCACTGTTGGCCCGTGACGTCACCGCGCTGACCGACCTCAGCGCGGGACGGCTCGAACTCGGGCTGGGCGCCGGATACGTCCGCGAGGAGTTCGAGGCCGCCGAGATCCCGTATCCGACCGCGGGCCAACGCGTCGCCCACCTCGGCCGCATCGTCGACTACCTGGGCCAGCACACTCCCGAGGTGCCGATCCTCATCGCAGGCAATGGCGACAAGCTGCTGACCATCGCCGCCCAGCGCGCACAGATCATCGGGCTGACCGGTGGTGACCCGGCCGGCGATGGTGGCGACCCGCTCGCCGAGCGCGTCTCCTTCGTGCGGAACGCGGCCGGTGATCGGTTCGACTCGCTGGAGCTGAACATCGCGATCACGGCGATGCCGATCGACGACTCGGGCGTTCCCGACCTGTCCATCACGCGACGGTTCCTGCCGGAGCTGTCCGACGAGCAGCTGCTGCGCACGCCAGGGGTCTTGTCGGGGTCGGTCAAGGACATCGCCGAAACCATCCGCGGCTACCGGGACACCTACGGCGTCACCTACATCATCGTGCAGCAGCCGCACGCCGAGGCGTTCGCGAAGGTGATCGCCGAGCTGCGCTGA
- a CDS encoding glutamate--cysteine ligase, with protein sequence MTDIPTFGVEEEFLLVEPDTGDPVALNRATAERAATRGVELQLELTSCQVETTSSVATTRTELREELSRLRRIAAESAQDAGARMLAVGLPPTLPQDFPLTDTPRYREIGEKFGMIAHEQGICGCHVHVAVPSREVAVQVGNRLRPWLPLLLALTANSAIYRNADTGYASWRSVLWARWPSAGPPPHFDSITDFDATVQMMQDAGAMLDDGMVYWDVRPSANFPTIEVRVADVPATVAESVLLASLVRAAVMTALDDERRGEPTPPLTAHALRAAYWKAARDGIDGDSVDLADTHAVRPTGELLDAFVDRLSPALQTIGDLEFVRAEVARVVATGNGASRQRRAYRRNRDVADVVEAAAAATLEGV encoded by the coding sequence ATGACCGACATTCCGACATTCGGCGTCGAGGAGGAGTTCCTGCTCGTCGAACCCGACACGGGCGACCCCGTCGCACTCAACCGCGCGACTGCCGAGCGTGCCGCCACGCGCGGGGTCGAGCTGCAACTCGAGCTGACCAGCTGTCAGGTCGAGACGACGTCGTCCGTGGCGACGACGCGCACCGAGCTGCGTGAGGAGCTGAGCCGGTTACGCCGGATCGCGGCGGAGTCGGCACAGGACGCAGGTGCCCGAATGCTTGCCGTGGGGTTACCGCCGACGCTGCCGCAGGACTTCCCCCTCACCGACACCCCGCGCTACCGCGAGATCGGGGAGAAGTTCGGCATGATCGCCCATGAGCAGGGGATCTGTGGCTGCCATGTCCATGTCGCCGTACCCAGTCGCGAGGTGGCGGTCCAGGTCGGTAACCGGCTGCGTCCCTGGCTGCCTCTGTTGCTGGCGCTGACCGCGAACTCGGCGATCTACCGCAACGCCGACACCGGGTATGCGAGCTGGCGGAGCGTGCTGTGGGCGCGGTGGCCCAGTGCCGGGCCCCCGCCGCACTTCGACTCGATTACCGACTTCGACGCGACGGTGCAGATGATGCAGGACGCGGGCGCGATGCTCGATGACGGCATGGTCTATTGGGACGTTCGGCCGTCGGCCAACTTCCCGACCATCGAGGTGCGTGTTGCCGACGTGCCCGCGACGGTCGCCGAGTCGGTGCTCCTGGCCAGCCTGGTCCGGGCCGCTGTGATGACCGCACTCGACGACGAGCGGCGGGGTGAGCCCACGCCGCCGTTGACCGCACACGCTCTGCGCGCCGCGTATTGGAAGGCGGCCCGGGACGGCATCGATGGCGACTCAGTCGACCTGGCCGACACGCACGCCGTGCGGCCCACGGGGGAACTGCTCGACGCTTTCGTCGATCGGTTGAGTCCGGCGCTGCAGACCATTGGCGACCTGGAGTTCGTTCGAGCCGAGGTGGCCCGCGTCGTGGCCACCGGGAACGGCGCCTCCCGTCAGCGTCGGGCGTATCGCAGGAATCGGGACGTCGCAGATGTCGTTGAGGCGGCCGCCGCCGCGACGCTGGAGGGCGTGTGA
- a CDS encoding anti-sigma factor, translated as MTEPTHQDLMTRATPYALHAVSAAEQAEIEQLLSESPPLIARAFSEEVRAVRETMAVVSAATAVEPPGHLRSQLLAAIASTPAVTPATTAPPSRWRTVALAAAAALVVGLGAVGVGIALRPAPTVSTAEQIFAAPDVRTVSGAIPTGGTATVVFSRDRNAGVLVMNNVEPPATGSVYQMWLVGADGARSAGTMDQAAVAPSTTAVLPDLGDSTALAFTVEPGTGSTQPTSPVFAELPLA; from the coding sequence GTGACGGAGCCGACACATCAAGACCTCATGACGCGGGCCACCCCCTACGCCCTGCACGCAGTATCAGCCGCCGAGCAGGCCGAGATCGAACAGCTGCTGTCCGAGTCGCCACCACTCATCGCGCGCGCCTTCTCCGAGGAGGTGCGAGCGGTCCGCGAGACGATGGCGGTGGTATCGGCGGCCACCGCGGTGGAGCCTCCCGGGCATCTGCGCAGCCAGCTGCTCGCGGCGATCGCGAGCACGCCCGCGGTGACACCCGCCACGACCGCACCACCTTCGAGGTGGCGCACCGTCGCGCTCGCCGCAGCAGCAGCCCTTGTCGTCGGCCTTGGCGCGGTCGGTGTGGGCATCGCCCTGCGTCCCGCGCCCACGGTGTCGACGGCCGAGCAGATCTTCGCGGCCCCAGATGTGCGGACCGTGTCGGGTGCCATCCCCACCGGCGGCACGGCGACGGTCGTGTTCTCGCGCGACCGCAATGCCGGCGTGCTGGTGATGAACAATGTCGAACCGCCAGCGACGGGCTCGGTCTATCAGATGTGGCTCGTCGGCGCCGACGGCGCGCGCTCGGCGGGCACCATGGATCAGGCGGCGGTCGCACCGTCGACCACCGCGGTGCTGCCCGATCTCGGCGACTCCACCGCGCTCGCGTTCACGGTCGAACCCGGTACCGGATCAACGCAGCCCACCAGCCCGGTGTTCGCCGAACTGCCGTTGGCCTGA
- a CDS encoding sigma-70 family RNA polymerase sigma factor → MTLLGFAARLPIVTADLDALLRRVAQRDVEAFAAFYDNTRARVFGLVTRVLRDPGYSEETTQDVYLQVWNNASGYDPTAGSPLAWLMTLAHRRAVDRVRSEQAASQRDSRYGAATVDVPADQVAEAVIHLDERRQVTACLDSLTDVQRECIQLAYYEGLTYVQVSNRLAANLATIKSRMRDAIRGLRTCLGVP, encoded by the coding sequence GTGACTTTGCTCGGCTTCGCCGCTAGGCTACCGATTGTGACGGCTGACCTCGACGCATTGCTGCGCCGGGTGGCACAACGCGACGTCGAGGCATTCGCCGCCTTCTACGACAACACCCGTGCCCGGGTGTTCGGCCTGGTTACCCGCGTGCTGCGGGACCCCGGCTACAGCGAGGAGACCACCCAGGACGTCTACCTGCAGGTATGGAATAACGCCTCGGGATACGACCCCACCGCCGGCTCGCCGCTCGCGTGGCTGATGACACTCGCCCACCGTCGTGCCGTTGACCGCGTGCGCTCCGAGCAGGCGGCCAGCCAACGTGATTCCCGCTACGGTGCCGCAACCGTGGACGTGCCTGCCGATCAGGTGGCCGAGGCCGTGATCCACCTCGACGAGCGCCGGCAGGTCACCGCGTGCCTGGACTCGCTGACCGATGTGCAGCGGGAGTGCATCCAGCTCGCGTATTACGAGGGCCTGACCTACGTCCAGGTGTCCAACCGCTTGGCGGCAAACCTTGCGACAATCAAGTCACGGATGAGAGATGCGATCCGGGGACTGCGCACTTGTTTGGGGGTGCCGTGA
- a CDS encoding DUF1295 domain-containing protein, which produces MTNFIVISAVSLAVVLVAYGLTFLIGRRIGRYNVVDVTWGASFVVVAAVAASIGTGDLMRRLLLLGLVAVWGLRLAWHMVSKSRGKGEDPRYAALLKGDFSAPTVLRKIFLIQAVATWFVSLPLQLSATLGPTPPALVPVLICGVIVWLIGVLFEAVGDHQLKAFKADPANKGEIMDRGLWAWTRHPNYFGDATVWWGLWLISIAGAVSLTTVLSPVAMTYFLVYATGARRTEKFMADRPGFRQYQSRTSFFVPRPPRSR; this is translated from the coding sequence ATGACGAACTTCATTGTCATCAGCGCGGTATCGCTCGCTGTCGTGCTCGTGGCCTACGGGCTCACCTTCCTCATCGGCCGCCGGATCGGGCGCTACAACGTCGTCGACGTGACGTGGGGTGCGAGCTTCGTCGTCGTGGCCGCCGTTGCCGCTTCCATCGGCACAGGTGACCTGATGCGGCGGCTGCTGCTACTCGGCCTCGTCGCGGTGTGGGGCCTGCGCCTGGCGTGGCACATGGTGAGCAAGTCGAGGGGCAAGGGTGAGGACCCCCGCTACGCCGCGCTGCTCAAGGGCGACTTCTCGGCGCCAACCGTGCTGCGCAAGATCTTCCTGATACAGGCGGTCGCGACGTGGTTCGTGTCGCTGCCACTGCAGTTGTCGGCGACGCTTGGTCCCACCCCGCCCGCGCTAGTCCCCGTGCTGATCTGTGGCGTCATCGTGTGGTTGATCGGAGTGCTGTTCGAAGCGGTCGGCGATCACCAGCTCAAGGCATTCAAGGCCGACCCCGCCAACAAGGGCGAGATCATGGACCGCGGCCTGTGGGCGTGGACGCGGCATCCCAACTACTTCGGGGATGCCACGGTGTGGTGGGGGCTCTGGCTGATCAGCATCGCCGGTGCGGTGTCGCTGACGACGGTGCTCTCGCCCGTCGCCATGACCTACTTCCTGGTCTACGCGACAGGAGCCCGCCGCACCGAGAAGTTCATGGCCGATCGACCGGGATTTCGCCAATACCAGTCCCGCACATCGTTTTTCGTACCACGCCCACCTAGATCTCGATAA
- a CDS encoding class I SAM-dependent methyltransferase, giving the protein MTTDITGSIGAAAISDRWPAVARSPRGVRSLVYGRIADGLLRRAAARLALRLEYPDGTIVGAADPTLPTMVIHDPQSLARRVGRFGLIGFGEAYMAGEWDSTDLAELMTVFANSVADLIPPALQRLRPLAVVRHPRSMYNSLKQARNNIAEHYDLSNDLFGHFLDETMTYSSALFDTGTPVWEQLPEAQRRKIDRLLDAACVGAGSRVLEIGTGWGELCIRAASRGAHVHSITLSAEQQRLARQRVAEAGLSDLVTIELQDYREVEGRYDAVVSVEMIEAVGYRFWPTYFQTLDRLVAPGGRVAVQAITMPHDRMLASRNTYTWIQKYIFPGGLIPSTEAILGITERQTRLRTVGMRSLRPHYAETLRLWRERFGERHEAVTALGFDDVFQRMWELYLAYSEAGFRSGYLDVYQWTFAPTGSGGSDR; this is encoded by the coding sequence GTGACCACCGACATCACCGGAAGTATCGGTGCCGCTGCGATTTCGGACCGTTGGCCGGCCGTCGCGCGAAGTCCGCGGGGCGTACGCAGCCTTGTGTACGGGCGCATCGCGGATGGGCTGCTGCGACGGGCCGCCGCCCGGCTGGCGCTACGGCTGGAATACCCAGACGGCACGATCGTCGGCGCCGCCGATCCGACCTTGCCGACCATGGTCATCCACGATCCGCAGAGCCTGGCCCGCAGGGTGGGCCGGTTCGGCCTGATCGGGTTCGGTGAGGCCTATATGGCCGGCGAGTGGGACTCCACCGACCTCGCCGAGCTGATGACTGTGTTCGCCAACTCGGTCGCCGACCTGATTCCGCCTGCCCTGCAACGCCTTAGGCCACTAGCTGTGGTTCGCCATCCCCGTTCGATGTACAACAGTCTCAAGCAGGCCCGTAACAACATCGCCGAGCACTACGACCTGTCCAATGACCTGTTCGGGCACTTCCTCGACGAGACCATGACGTACTCGAGCGCCCTGTTCGACACCGGGACGCCCGTCTGGGAGCAACTGCCCGAGGCTCAGCGGCGCAAGATCGACCGCCTGCTCGACGCGGCGTGCGTTGGCGCAGGCAGTCGCGTCCTGGAGATCGGCACGGGCTGGGGCGAGCTGTGCATCCGGGCCGCGTCTCGCGGTGCCCACGTGCACTCGATAACGCTGTCGGCCGAGCAGCAACGCCTCGCGCGACAGCGCGTCGCGGAAGCCGGCCTGTCCGACCTGGTCACCATCGAACTCCAGGACTACCGCGAGGTCGAGGGCCGGTACGACGCCGTGGTCTCGGTCGAGATGATCGAGGCGGTCGGATACCGGTTCTGGCCGACGTACTTCCAGACCCTCGACCGGCTCGTCGCGCCGGGAGGGCGGGTCGCGGTCCAGGCCATCACGATGCCACACGACCGAATGTTGGCCTCCCGCAACACCTATACCTGGATCCAGAAGTACATCTTTCCGGGCGGCCTGATCCCGTCCACGGAGGCCATCCTCGGCATCACCGAGCGCCAGACACGTCTGCGGACCGTCGGCATGCGCTCGCTGCGACCCCACTACGCCGAGACGCTGCGGTTGTGGCGCGAACGGTTCGGGGAGCGTCACGAGGCGGTGACCGCGCTGGGCTTCGACGACGTCTTTCAGCGTATGTGGGAGCTGTATCTGGCGTACTCCGAGGCGGGCTTCCGGTCGGGCTACCTCGACGTCTACCAATGGACTTTCGCGCCAACGGGTTCGGGCGGATCAGACCGATGA
- a CDS encoding DUF1365 domain-containing protein: MLTPSLYRTRITHLRRAPVHHYFEQRGYSWLVDLDNLPQLPRGLRPFAKFEARDHFSTPPPAGVDDTLRNRVDAFLAERGIDVRDGTVTALLQARVLGYVFNPISIYWCHDSDGVLRHVIAEVHNTYGGRHAYLLPPTGDAPAAVKKSLYVSPFNEVDGYYLVRAPEPDESLDVAISLHREHVPAFVATLRGTRRRAGVAQVLRMQLIAPAAPLMGAVWIRIQGITLWARRVPVVPRTSVAEKERVKQL, from the coding sequence GTGCTGACGCCGAGCCTGTACCGCACCCGCATCACGCACCTGCGTCGGGCTCCGGTGCACCACTACTTCGAGCAACGCGGCTATAGCTGGCTCGTCGACCTGGACAACCTGCCGCAGCTGCCGCGGGGCCTGCGCCCATTCGCGAAGTTCGAAGCCCGCGACCACTTCTCGACACCACCGCCCGCGGGTGTCGACGACACACTGCGCAACCGTGTCGACGCGTTCCTCGCCGAACGCGGTATCGACGTGCGCGACGGCACCGTCACCGCGCTGCTGCAGGCACGGGTACTCGGCTACGTGTTCAATCCGATCAGCATCTACTGGTGCCACGACTCCGACGGCGTGCTGCGGCACGTGATCGCCGAGGTGCACAACACATACGGCGGCAGGCACGCATATCTGCTCCCGCCAACGGGCGACGCGCCGGCGGCCGTGAAGAAGTCGCTGTACGTCTCACCCTTCAACGAGGTCGACGGGTACTACCTGGTGCGCGCGCCCGAGCCGGACGAGTCCCTCGATGTCGCCATCTCGCTTCACCGCGAGCACGTCCCGGCGTTCGTCGCCACGCTGCGCGGCACCCGACGCAGGGCGGGCGTCGCGCAGGTACTGCGAATGCAACTGATAGCCCCCGCGGCCCCGCTCATGGGGGCGGTGTGGATTCGGATTCAGGGCATCACATTGTGGGCGCGACGGGTTCCCGTCGTTCCCCGAACATCCGTCGCCGAGAAGGAGAGGGTCAAGCAACTGTGA